ATGGTCAAGTAGTCCGATAAAGAGGTGGAATGCTGATGTTAACAGGGACTTACGCCAGAATATTAACGACTTGCGACAGGGAATTCAGCTTGCCACAATAACTACTACTCGTTTGCGGCAGTTATTAAAAATAGAACCTGCTAACACTTTATTAGCTTTAGACAAGCTTCAGCCAGCGATAGCTCATCTTATTGAAGTACCTCCACGTTTTCCTAAGAATTGGTTGCGAGGAACGATATTAAATACTTTGCAACAAAATTTTGATGAACTTAAAGATGATATTGGTGAACTTCAACATATAGGCTCAGATTTTAGTAATAAATATATCAATGAGTTTTTAAGCTGGGATTTACCAGAATTGACGGAATTTAAACAACGCTTTCAAAATTATAAAGGTATTTTTCGCTGGTTAAAATGTGGTTATTTGCGTACTCGCAGAAGCCTTATTAGCCTCCAAAAAGTAAAAAATAGAGTGACTGACCAAGAATTAATTAAAGATATTGATAATGCAATTCGGCAACGTGAAATTTGGAATAAATTAAAAGATACTACACATCAATATCATCGAGCGTTTGGTTCATTCTTTGAAGCTCAAATGCCAGACTTGGATGCTATTGAGCAAGCATTGAATTGGTTGAAAGGTCTACAAAGTCATTCACTGCCTTCAAAGGAAGCTTCAGTAGTTATTTCTTCATACGAAAATTTGCAAGAACTTAGAAATTTATTAACAAATTTAGAGACTTCACGAAACTTGATAAGAGAAGGCTTTGAACTCCTAACACAACATTTTCACCAGGAACCAATGACAAAATCTGGTGAATTGGAAAGAAAATCTTTATATGAAGTAGAAACTTTCCTTAACAAAGCCCAACAAGAGCTAGTTTTGTTTCAACAATGCTTAGACTGCGAACAGCTAGTAGAGAAACTAGAAAATATTGGAGCTAAAGATTTTTTGTTAAAACTAAGAGAGTCTAATATTCAACCAAATTTTTGGTTTTTAGTTTTGCAAAAAGGCATTTATAAAGACTGGTTGCAATATATTTTAGATAGTACTGAATTGCGGAATTTTAACCAAAAAAGGCATGAGCAGAAATTAGAGGAATTTTCTCAGCTTGATAATGAACAGTATAAAGTAGCAATACAGCGTTTGAGACAACTCCACGCTGAACGCTGGAAAAAGTGGTCTGAACAACCAGAAGCAAGGACACAAATACAATTACTTGAAAAACAAAACACATTAAAAAAAGGGCATAAAAAAATCCGTCAATTCATAAAAGAAGCTTCTAAACTTGTGACTACCTTAAAACCTTTTTGGCTAATGAGTCCACTTGCTGTTAGTCAATACATAGAACCGGAGGCTGTAGAGTTCGATGTAGTAATTTTCGATGAAGCTTCCCAAGTTTGTACCGAAGATGCAGTACCTTCCATTATGCGAGCAAAGCAGGTAATAGTCGTTGGTGACAATAAACAACTACCGCCAACTTATTTCTTTAAAAGCAATGCTTCAGGCGGTGAAGATGAGGAGCAAGAAATATATGACAGCTTGCTTGATGAATCTTCAACATTCCTAGATAAAATTTGGCTGAAGTGGCACTATCGCAGTAAACACGAGAGTTTAATTGCCTTTTCAAACCAAAACTTTTATGATTTAGAACTTTTGACTTTTCCAAATCCAGCAAAAAATCCTAATCTAGGCGTTCATTTCGAGTACGTTCCAGATGGAATCTACACCCCCGGCGACGGTGGAAAATATAATATCCGTGAAGCACAAAAAGTAGCAGAATTGACAATAGAGCATTGTCTGGAACATTGTCGGGAACATCAGGATCTTTCTGAACTTTCTTTGGGAATTATTACGTTAAATGAATCTCAAGAAGAGATGATTAGAGACAAACTACAGCAACTTAGTTCAGACTATCCAAACATTCAAGAATTTTGTCAAGAAGACTCACGTAATTTCTTTATTAAACCACTAGAAAGAGTTCAAGGAGACCAGCGAGAAATAATTATTTTTAGCTTTGGGTTTGGATTTTATGAAAACAGCCAGAAGCTAATCCATAAATTTGGNGCTCTTACTAACCCAGGAGGAAGGCGACGCTTAAACGTAGCAATAACTCGCGCAAAAAGCAAGTTTGTGTTAGTAGCTTCTATTAAGGCAACAGATTTTGATTCGGAAAATGAGGAAGTGAGACTGATACAAAAATATTTTGATTTTGCTGAAAAGGGTGGTGAAAAATTAGAAACGCACTTTGATAATAATTGTTCCGAATATGATTTTCTTTTTGAAGAGGATGTATATCAAGCTCTAACACAGCAAGGATACAGGGTGAAAAAACGGGTAGGTCGTTCAGCCTATCCCATAGACTTAACAGTAATAGATGAACGACGACAAGAAACAGAAGAGTTTTTGTTGGGTATTGTTTGTGATGGGACTATTTATCATAAATATCCTACAGCACGGGAGCGCGATCGCCTTCGCCACGAAATTCTGAAAGGCTTAGGTTGGAACATTTACAGAATTTGGTCTAGCGAGTGGTATTGGAATAGAGACAGTCAGATCAAGCTACTAGTGGAACACATAAAACATTTACTGAATCAGGAATAGACAAAGGTGCTAGTGTAGTCTTTCAAGATGACATTGGCAGCATCCTGTAATTTTTGTATGCAATTAACAGAACTTGAAGAATTATTAACAAATATTCAAAAACTGCAATCGATAATGATTGCAGTTGCTACTAATTCCCAAGAGTATCGAATTCAGGATAAAGAAGACGAGTACACTGAACTTTATCAAGAAATAACATCACAAATAGAAGACCTTCAATACCAAGGATTTTCTATACAAAATCCAAACAATTTTCACTCACTATGGGACTGGTATAGGCATTGGAAATCTAAGTTAAGTAAATCTGCTTTCCGGGGAGGTTATATTCATAACCTTTATCAAAATTTCTGCAATCAAATTTATATTGCTTTATGCAAAAATTATGTCAAAGTTACCTCACCAGAAGTCTTAAATAATGAGTTAGAACCAACACAAATTGAGGAATTAAAAGCCAAAATAGAAAAGCTACAAGAAATCATGATAGAGGTAGCTACTGAAAGTAATACTATTTCTTTAATTCAGTATAATGATGAGAATTACAGAAAGCTATATCAAGAAGTTTGGTTTAAAATAGAGATTTTTAGAGAAACAGGAATATCAGTCTCAAACACCAATCAGTTTCGCTCACTTTGGCAATGGTACAGTTTCTATTCAGAGCAGATAGAGAATACAAAGACTGCACGACGTGAATATATTTATAATCTTTATGTAAATGTTGTCAAACCGATAGAAAAAGCATTAAGACAATACCGCTCTAACCCAAGTTATTCTATACAAGAATTTATTCAACTTTTGAAGGATAGATTTCATCAGTCCACTTATATCCAGGTTAATACAGATTCTATAATCCTAACCCCAATTTTAAGCAAAAACGTTCAAACATCTAATCTAAAATTAGATGAGAGATTTCAGCAACAAACATCAGAACCTATAGCTGATTCATTTTCTGTCCCAGCTACTCAATCTTTTGAAAATTCGTTATTTACAACTGAAAACTATAGTTTAATTCTGACAAATGAGAACGTCATGAAGCCGGAAATATTTTTAGAGCAAAATGATGTTGTATGTTTAGAGTATAGTCTAGAAAAATTCTTTGCTACAAAGTTTGATAATGCAAGTAGTTGGAGAAGCGTATTTAGCTCATCAGGTGTTGAAGATTCGTTTATTAGACCTCTAGTTTTTATTAACAATCCTGTAGAATTCAGCAACAGAGTAGTAGCAAAATTTAAAGATTATAAAGTCTCTAATCAGCGAATAGATCATCACCCAATGGTGAAATTGTTACAGTATCTACTAAATAGAAAAGAAAGTTATGAGTTTGAAGACCAAGATATAGAATTATTCACTAAATTAGTTGTACGAGGTCAGGAAAATCTCAACGCTTTAAAGGCTTGTAATACTGTTTGCAGAATCGAATCACCCAAAGGAATGGGTATTGGGACAGGAGTATTGATAGGTAGAAATTTATTACTAACCTGCAATCACATTTTTAGCAAAACTCAAGTTAGACAAGCTTGGGTACGTTTTAACTACAATGCTGACAGCCGTAAGTTAGACAATAATTTCTTTGAACTAGATATGGCTTTTATCATCTATCATAATCGCCCTGACTACGCTTTAGTCAAAATCAAAAATAATCCTCAACAACAAAAAGCCATTTTTATTAATGAAACATCTATATTAGATAGCGGTCAAGATATTCGTATTATCCATCATCCCCAAGGAAACCCAGTGATAATTTCCGACTTTGGGCAAATTACGCAAGTAGGAGAAGATTACATTGACCATAATGTGAAAACTGATGACGGTTCCTCTGGCGCACCAATTTTTAATCGCCAATGGGAATTGATTGCAATTCATCAAGGAAATCCCGGTATAGGACGTACCGTGACTCTAGGTTCAATGGGAGGTATTCCCATTCGTGCTATTTGGAATCAGATTTCACCGCATCTAGGTTGATGTAACAGAGGAATAATTTCATGAGCTTTTTCCAGAATTTATCTGATACTTTCAGCCGAGAGGCTAAAAAATATACAACTCTTTTCCTGCCAAAACATCGAGTTGATATAGACTGCGATGATACACCTATTCGTGCAGGTGATGCCTATTGTCGTATCTGGCTAGAGGATATGAATATAGCTAAAGATGTAGACTGGTTCAAACAACGGTATCCTGTTGTTCATGCTGCTGTCCGTTTCCATTACGACTCTAAGTTAGTAACTATTCCTTATTTAGCTGCGCCCGGTCAATTAAAAGATTTGGGAAGCAACAATTTGGATAAAGTCATTCAAGACAGATATCCTCTTACTCCTCTGTTTCCATTTAATCAAGGTTTAGTAGAGTTTCAAGCTGGTTTATTCAGCATGGCTGCGAGTGACTCCATCGGCAAATTTATCGAAACAATGGGAAGATTTGCCAAATTGTTACCTGTACCTCAACTCTCAAGTGTTTTGAATTTAGCAGAACCGGTATATCGCGGAATTGAAGATTTACTCGATATTGGAGAACGCCGATTAGAGTTAGGTTATCAACAAACTTTTTCTGATGCTGACGGTGGTAGTAGTAACTTCTTCAGAGAGGGGTATTTTGCCGTAATTTTAGCGGAGGAACACGAAATTAGCAGTGAAAATCTTTGCGTCGTCAATGATAACCTCCGGCTTGGCTCTCCTGGAAGTACTAAAGTATTTGTCCGTGATAGTAAGCCTTTCAAAGGTTACAGCTATATGTTATTTCGTATAGAAAAGCGCAAACAGCAAGATTGGGAGTCATTAACAACCATAAAAGAGTTAGTTGCTAAAGCCCAAGATGCTGTTTTATCAGGGGAATATGAAAAGGTTAAAAAATTTATATTACCAGCTATTCAAACTGAAATTTACCGCAGTTCTGATATTACTAAAGCTGACCGTCAGCAGATGATAGGGAAAATTAAAGTTTTTTTGCAG
This portion of the Nostoc sp. GT001 genome encodes:
- a CDS encoding AAA domain-containing protein, which translates into the protein MSNGINPVIQQKINDWRDKLAGSSNSNPLLDFRKSKKPKIEVITPSLILFDNLAGYESESISFKELRTNQTEADLIKLLDKLGTEAKKTIKEKGFISLFLVLGTLTWFDTAKPQEKKEKDKLVSPLLLIPVELQKKGKKPPEYTLCSTDEDISINFLLVNKLRDEFNITLPETETLQNLGYEGFINAVRTAIGEKQDWELEETAYITLFDSIKTAMIKDLEQNQELIANHPVLQGLALQEAQENRSDIKTITDKKLDTINPELIYQICNADSSQQVVIEAAKARLSFVVQGPPGTGKSQTIANIIAELIGKNKTVLLVAEKETALDAVYKTLRDSEPSLEDLCLKLHHKGTTTKELVKELNQTKIRLSQRNETESEQGKRDIFFQQLHDCRQSLNSHTASLHHKHQPINKSAFELYGELLKLERELDTTLEFNTYNLKDWSEKRLLLEAKDLLNNLGQFEPFFRGRQRTIWSSSPIKRWNADVNRDLRQNINDLRQGIQLATITTTRLRQLLKIEPANTLLALDKLQPAIAHLIEVPPRFPKNWLRGTILNTLQQNFDELKDDIGELQHIGSDFSNKYINEFLSWDLPELTEFKQRFQNYKGIFRWLKCGYLRTRRSLISLQKVKNRVTDQELIKDIDNAIRQREIWNKLKDTTHQYHRAFGSFFEAQMPDLDAIEQALNWLKGLQSHSLPSKEASVVISSYENLQELRNLLTNLETSRNLIREGFELLTQHFHQEPMTKSGELERKSLYEVETFLNKAQQELVLFQQCLDCEQLVEKLENIGAKDFLLKLRESNIQPNFWFLVLQKGIYKDWLQYILDSTELRNFNQKRHEQKLEEFSQLDNEQYKVAIQRLRQLHAERWKKWSEQPEARTQIQLLEKQNTLKKGHKKIRQFIKEASKLVTTLKPFWLMSPLAVSQYIEPEAVEFDVVIFDEASQVCTEDAVPSIMRAKQVIVVGDNKQLPPTYFFKSNASGGEDEEQEIYDSLLDESSTFLDKIWLKWHYRSKHESLIAFSNQNFYDLELLTFPNPAKNPNLGVHFEYVPDGIYTPGDGGKYNIREAQKVAELTIEHCLEHCREHQDLSELSLGIITLNESQEEMIRDKLQQLSSDYPNIQEFCQEDSRNFFIKPLERVQGDQREIIIFSFGFGFYENSQKLIHKFGALTNPGGRRRLNVAITRAKSKFVLVASIKATDFDSENEEVRLIQKYFDFAEKGGEKLETHFDNNCSEYDFLFEEDVYQALTQQGYRVKKRVGRSAYPIDLTVIDERRQETEEFLLGIVCDGTIYHKYPTARERDRLRHEILKGLGWNIYRIWSSEWYWNRDSQIKLLVEHIKHLLNQE
- a CDS encoding trypsin-like peptidase domain-containing protein: MQLTELEELLTNIQKLQSIMIAVATNSQEYRIQDKEDEYTELYQEITSQIEDLQYQGFSIQNPNNFHSLWDWYRHWKSKLSKSAFRGGYIHNLYQNFCNQIYIALCKNYVKVTSPEVLNNELEPTQIEELKAKIEKLQEIMIEVATESNTISLIQYNDENYRKLYQEVWFKIEIFRETGISVSNTNQFRSLWQWYSFYSEQIENTKTARREYIYNLYVNVVKPIEKALRQYRSNPSYSIQEFIQLLKDRFHQSTYIQVNTDSIILTPILSKNVQTSNLKLDERFQQQTSEPIADSFSVPATQSFENSLFTTENYSLILTNENVMKPEIFLEQNDVVCLEYSLEKFFATKFDNASSWRSVFSSSGVEDSFIRPLVFINNPVEFSNRVVAKFKDYKVSNQRIDHHPMVKLLQYLLNRKESYEFEDQDIELFTKLVVRGQENLNALKACNTVCRIESPKGMGIGTGVLIGRNLLLTCNHIFSKTQVRQAWVRFNYNADSRKLDNNFFELDMAFIIYHNRPDYALVKIKNNPQQQKAIFINETSILDSGQDIRIIHHPQGNPVIISDFGQITQVGEDYIDHNVKTDDGSSGAPIFNRQWELIAIHQGNPGIGRTVTLGSMGGIPIRAIWNQISPHLG